CTGTCTGGAGCCATTAGGTTCGGCAGGCACATCTTTGAGTGCCTGTCAGCTCGCGTGAAGCAAAGGGTTCCGCGGCATGTCGCCCATGACTTGTTCACTGTGCTCGCCGGTTGATCACATGCAGAGCTGCGGGATACGTTCCACCTTGAGCACGCCCCGGCCAGACCAACCAGGTCGGTATATGGGGGCAATTAATGGGGAAGAAGTCCGCAGGGAGACCTTTCGGTTTCCACGCCAGTTTCGGTCACCCGGACGGGCTTCCTCCCCTTGCGATTGAACGCAAGGAGATTCTACATGAACCGCAATACTGTCCGTATAGCGACGGTTTCGGCCTTAGCCGCCCTCACCCTCGGCGCCGGCGCCAGCCTGGCACAGGCATCGGAGGCCCCCCAGGCGCGTCCGGCGGCCACCGTCCAGGCGACCCTGTCGGCGTCCGACGCCCGCGCCCTCCTCGCCAACCCGGCCGTCTCGGCCGAGCTGAAGGCCGAGGACGCGCAGACGTTGCGCGCGGTCGCCAACGGCACCGCCACCGAGGTCCAGGCCCGCGCCGCCATCGGTGGAGCCGTCAAGGCTCTGTTCAACCTGCTGAAGAAGTACGGCGGGAAGATCCTGAGCGGCGCGTACAACGCCGCCAAGGCCGGATGGGGCAAGTTCCGTTCGTACATGGACGGCCTGCCCTGGTACCACCCGGTGCGTATCGCCTGGGTCGCGGCCGGCGCCGAGATTCAGTACCAGCTGTACACCTACATCCGCAGCCTGGTCGTGTAGGGGAAGAGGTGGTGCCCCGGTACCGGGGCACCACCCGCCGCCGCGATAGGCCGGCGGCGTGTCGTCCAGCCCGGCTCGTTAGGAAGAATCTGATGGCCAGTACCGAAGTGTCTCCTGATCTGCGACATCTGTGGGCTTCTCCCGCTTACTTCATTACGGGGGCCTTCATCGCGTTCAACATCTTCGGCAACCGGGGTGTGGGCTGGGCCCTGATGGCTGCGGGTCTCCTCGGACCGCTCGGCGCCCTCGTCTGGGGTGCCTTCCGACGCGAACGGCCCGACTCGTTCGGGATCATCCCGGTCGGGGCACTGGTGCTGTTCACGGTGCTCTTCGGCATCGCCGAAGGTTTCCCCTGGTCCTGACCCGTGGTCAGGATCCCTGCACGTTAGGAACACACTGTGCCGCAAAGCGGTGTACTGGCCGAAGCTCAGGGCCTGCGGCGCTCGTTCGGCAGCAGAACGGTTCTCGATGACGTGTCTCTGACGCTGCACGCGGGCGAGGTGACCGGGTTCGTGGGCGCCAATGGCGCCGGCAAGACCACCACGATCCGGCTGATGCTGGGCCTCGCCCATGGCGAGGGCAGGGCACTCTTCCTTGGTCGTCCGCTGCACGCCTGGGGATCCCCCGGAAAGGTCGTGGGCGCGGTCCTCGGCGGAATTGCGGGCCACCCGAAGCATCGGGTCCGGTCGCATTTGCGGATGGTGGCCGCCGGGTGCGGCGCGTCCGACCAACGTGTCGACGAAATGCTGGAACGGGTGGGGCTCACCCAGGCCGCCCGGCTGAAACTCTCCCAGCTTTCTCTGGGAATGGCACAGCGCGTGGGAATCGCGCAGGCATTGCTCGGCGATCCGCCGGTGCTCATCCTCGACGAGCCCGCGAACGGCCTTGACCCGCACGCGATCCGCTGGCTGCGCGAGTTCCTTCGGGCCCAGGCAGCGGAGGGCAGGGCCATCATGGTGTCCAGCCATCTGCTGGGCGAGATGGAGCAGCTCGCGGACCGTGTGGCGGTGCTGTCGCATGGCCGCGTCGTGGCCGCCTCGCCGATCGCGGACCTGCTGTCCCGGGCCGGCGACCAGGCCGTGGTGACCGTACAGCACCGGACCTGCCACAGCTCGCACGCCTGGTGAAGGAGAGAGGCGGTCGGTTGGAACCGACCGGCGGGCCGAGCGCGCACATCACCGGCCTGGACCGGATCCAAGTCGCCATCCTGGCGGCGGAGGGCGGCGTGCCCCTGCACTGGCTGTCCCAGGAGATGCCCTCGCTGGAGGACTTCTACCTGTCCATCGCGGAAGAGGAGTTCAAGATCTCGTGACCGCGCCCCCGACACATATTCCGCCGACCGCCGACGTGCCCATGCCCCCGCCTTCTGGCACCCCGCGGATGACCCCGACCGACGAGGCGTTTCGCAACGCATGCCGGTATGAGTGGCGACACCTCACGGGCCTGCGCTCCACGTGGGTACTCCTCGGCGTAGTGGCAACCCTGAGCCTCCTGACCGGGCCCGGGCTCCTGTTCGACCTGGACAAGACGAGAACGATCAGCGCCGCGTCGATGGGCGACGTGCTGGCATGGGCGCCGATGGCGACTCAGCTCCCCCTGCTGTGCTTCTTCGTCCTGGTCCTCGGTACGGGCCCGGTCTCCACCGACCTGGTGCGCGGCGCGGCGCGCACGACGTGGCTGGCGGTCAACGGACGCCGGATAGCGTACGCGGCCAAGGGCACGGTCGGATTCCTGGTGGGCGCCGCAGTGGCGGCGGCCAGCGCGCTGGTGGGCGCGGTCTCGGCGGCTCTCGTCCTGGCCGTCTCTGGAGCACCGCAGCCGGCGTGGGGCGCGGTGCTGGTGCCTGTGCTGCGGTTTGTACTGTGGATGGGCTGCTGGGCACTGCTGTGCATGGCCCTGGTGGCACTGATGCGGAACAGGATCGTGCCGGTGCTGGTGCTCTGTATGTGGCCGTTGCTGGGCGAGCGGCTGGCGGGCCTGCTGCTGGGGTACGTCCCCGGACTGGATGGTGTGGCCGACTGGCTGCCCTTCGCGGCCGGCCGGGCGATGCTCACCGACGTTTCGGCGCTCGCAGGAGAGGACCGATCGTTCGCAGCAGGCATGGTGGGGTCGGACCTCTCGACCCCAGTGGCCCTGGTGGTCTTCCTGCTCTATACGGCGGCATTGACAGCGGCGGGCTACTGGGCGTACAGCCGCCGAGAGGCCACAACCGGCTGACGCCCACGCAATAGCGGGATGTGAATGAAGGACACCATGGTCTCCGTGTACGGAACTTCGCTGTCGACCACGGGAAGGCACTCGTATCGAAGTGCACCGGCCGACGGGCCTTGACCCCGGATTTTGAACACGTCTATGCGGCTTGGGTCAGGGTAGTTGCAGCTGGCTGGAGGTCGTTCTCGTAGGCGATCGGGGACCGGTGGCCGAGGCGGGAGTGCCGGCGGCGGGTGTTGTATCGGGTCAGCCAGCGGAACGCGTCGAGCCTGGCCTCGCGCTCGCTCGACCAGGCTTTGCGGCCTTTGAGCGTCTCCCTCTTGAAGGCGGCGTTGAAGCTTTCTGCGGCTGCGTTGTCGGCGCTGGATCCGATCGCGCCCATGCTCTGCCGGACCCCGGCTGACCTGCAGATTTCAGCGAAGGCCCTGCTCGAATATTGGGATCCGTGGTCCGTGTGCATGATCGCTCCGGCCAGGTTTCCACGGGTCCGCTCGGCTGCCGCCAGGGCGTCGATGACGAGCTCGGTTCGCATGTGATCGGCGATCGCCCACCCGGCCAGCCGGCGCGAGCACAAGTCGATGACGGTCGCGAGGTAGAGCGGCTTCGCGCCGCTGACCGGCAGGTATGTGATGTCGCCTACGTACTTTCTGTTCACCTCGGCCGCGGTGAAGTCACGGCCGATCAGGTCCGGCGCCTTCGACGCGGCCTGGTCCGCGACGGTGGTGCGGTGCCGGCGACGCAACCGGACTCCCTCGAGCCCTATGGTCCGCATGATCCTGGCGACCCGCTTGTGGTTGACCACCGGACCCTCCTCGTCGCGGAGTTCCGCGGTGATTCTGGGGGCTCCGTAGGGAGAAGCTCGAACGGGCCAGGCCGAGGATGTCGCAGAGCCGCTTCACGCCGTGACGGCGCTGGTGATCGTCAACGAACTGGTAGCGGTTCACCAGCGCGTCTCCGTCGCGAAATATCGGGCCGCCTTGCGGAGAATGTCCCGTTCTTCCTCCAGCTCACGGATCCTCTTGCGGGCGGCGGCCAGCTCCGCCTGAACGGCGTCGCCGGCGGCCTGCGAGGTGGCCGGCGGTGCGGAGTGGGCGACAGGTCGGCGGCCGTCGGCGGCCCGGATCCAGTTCCTCAGCGTCTCGGTGTTCACCCCGAGATCAGCGGCGACCGACTTGATCGTCGCTCCCGGCCTCGACCGGTACAACGCGACCGCGTCCGCCTTGAACTCGGCGGGGTAATGCTTCATCCCCACGGGGACTCCGTTCTCCCGGACCATCAAGATCCAAGTGTCTCCGGTGTCCAAAATCCAGGGTCAAGGCCCAATGCCGGGTAGTTAGCACATTTCCGCTGGTGGCAAGGGGTGTAGGCGTCGAGTCGGAACACGGCCAGCGGAGTCTCGTTGGTCAGGTAGTCCGGCAAGACTGCTGATCATCGAGGTGTTCCGTTGCCCGCACGCTATTGTCCTCTTTCGCCCGGCCTGACGACCATCTCGCGTGAGTTCACCGTGGCCTCGGGCCGGTTCGCCCCCGGTCATCTGGGCGGGCTGACCCAGATCGTGCCGTTCGACCTCGTCGATGCTCTCCTGGACGAAACCCGTTGCGTTCAGCGGCGGTTACGGGTTCTTCCTTCTCGGGTCGGGGTCTACTTCCTGCTCGCGATGTGTATGTTTCCCGAGGTCGGCTACCGGCTGGTCTGGAGCAAGCTGATCGCAGCTCTGACGAGCGGCGGGCTCGAGGTCGCTGATCCGACCGCGAAAGCCCTGCGCGACCTGCGTCGCCGTATCGGCACCGAACCGATGCGCCGCCTGTTCGATGTCCTGGCCGGACCACTCGCCCGACCGACGACTCCCGGGGTACGTTTCGGACCATTTCGGATGGTCTCCTTCGACGGCTGCAGCTCCATCAAGATTCCTGACACCGACCGCAACGTGGAGTGGTTCGGTCCCGGCAACCGCGGCGGACATCCAATGCTCGAGCTGATGACCCTGGCGGAGACCGGAACCCGGGCCCTGATCGGCGCGGTGTTCGGACCAACCAGCGACGGCGAGACCGCCTACGCCCGAAGGCTCCTGCACCACCTGGGCCCGGACATGCTGGTCATGTGGGACAAAGGATTCGACGCCAACGCCTTCCTCGCCTCCGTGAACGACACCGGAGCCAAGTTCCTGGGCCGGCTGCGAGCCAACCGCCGCACCCCGGTCCTCGCTCCACTCGCGGACGGCTCCTACCTCTCCGTCATCGGCGCCGTCCCCGTGCGCGTCATCGAAGCACAGATCACTGTGACCTGCGGCGACAGCTCGTTCACCGGCTCTTACCGGCTGGTCACAACGCTGACCGACGCCCGCCGCTACCCTGCCACGATCCTCGTCACTCTCTATCACCAGAGGTGGGAACACGAGTCGGCGTACTACGCCCTTCGCCACACGATCACGGACGGCCGGGTCCTGCGCTCCGGTGATCCTGTCGGAGTCGAGCAGGAGATGTGGGCCCTACTCACCCTCTACCAGGCACTTCGAACCGTGATGGTCGAGGCCGCCGAGTCCCGGCCGGGCACCGACCCGGACCGCTGCGGCTTCACCATAGCCATCCAGACTGCCCGTGACCTCGTCGTCCAGGCGGCCGAGATCGTTTCCCCAATCGCCGGCACGGCTGGCGTCATTGCCAACCGTGTCCTTGCAGGACTCCTCCCGCACCGGCGCCCCAGCATCAGCACCCGAAAAGTCAGGTCGTCGATCTCCCGGTACGCCGAACGCCAGGACGACGGCCGGCCAGACACCAGCCTCCCGGTCACCGGCCTCGACGTCACCATCCTCGAACCCGAACCCGACCTGCCCACCGTCTCCCACGACGACCGGCACATCCCGCCCACCGACCGACGCCGACAGCGCGTCCTGGACCTCCTTGACGCCGACCCCGACCGCCACTGGCACACCCGCGAACTCGCCCGACACCTCGGCGACATCACCCTCAGCACCATGTATCGCCAACTCGACAGATGGGCCGCACACGGACTCATCGACAAGACCGGACCAGCCATCTACAGCAGCCCACGAAGCCACCCAACAC
This region of Streptomyces sp. NBC_00513 genomic DNA includes:
- a CDS encoding ABC transporter ATP-binding protein; translated protein: MPQSGVLAEAQGLRRSFGSRTVLDDVSLTLHAGEVTGFVGANGAGKTTTIRLMLGLAHGEGRALFLGRPLHAWGSPGKVVGAVLGGIAGHPKHRVRSHLRMVAAGCGASDQRVDEMLERVGLTQAARLKLSQLSLGMAQRVGIAQALLGDPPVLILDEPANGLDPHAIRWLREFLRAQAAEGRAIMVSSHLLGEMEQLADRVAVLSHGRVVAASPIADLLSRAGDQAVVTVQHRTCHSSHAW
- a CDS encoding IS4 family transposase; the encoded protein is MASGRFAPGHLGGLTQIVPFDLVDALLDETRCVQRRLRVLPSRVGVYFLLAMCMFPEVGYRLVWSKLIAALTSGGLEVADPTAKALRDLRRRIGTEPMRRLFDVLAGPLARPTTPGVRFGPFRMVSFDGCSSIKIPDTDRNVEWFGPGNRGGHPMLELMTLAETGTRALIGAVFGPTSDGETAYARRLLHHLGPDMLVMWDKGFDANAFLASVNDTGAKFLGRLRANRRTPVLAPLADGSYLSVIGAVPVRVIEAQITVTCGDSSFTGSYRLVTTLTDARRYPATILVTLYHQRWEHESAYYALRHTITDGRVLRSGDPVGVEQEMWALLTLYQALRTVMVEAAESRPGTDPDRCGFTIAIQTARDLVVQAAEIVSPIAGTAGVIANRVLAGLLPHRRPSISTRKVRSSISRYAERQDDGRPDTSLPVTGLDVTILEPEPDLPTVSHDDRHIPPTDRRRQRVLDLLDADPDRHWHTRELARHLGDITLSTMYRQLDRWAAHGLIDKTGPAIYSSPRSHPTPLPPAEMR